The following proteins are co-located in the Streptomyces sp. NBC_01198 genome:
- a CDS encoding ricin-type beta-trefoil lectin domain protein yields the protein MLTTVGSYEAHASTNQFKGVNWADQRDNFVNGVLYPSGLGASDTYASAGVVADRVVGQLYSITGANTVRMPINEPTVSSYWSTYTGAVDSALGRGKVILAYWAYAGGKPASISAFDRMWDTVVARYGSNPNAYFEVINEPYGYGNGDLDNFYNDWLARYSSVPRGRVVLDGAGDAQNVSAVGSDSRLNNTLLAVHDYSFFAGYEDETDWANHLAGYIGAYADRTIATEWGGPMGPGSKNGVQYAAIDYSIPSGSFFADYVRGVSSELRSLGMGSVFWPGLRDGDWYSLTTKTGSGSGINLSLVNPSGLTRLQYAWGVGSGGGTYVRIANAATGLYIDSAGRTSNGSAADQWSGSTSRFEEQWTIENDGSYVRIRNRATGLYLDGAGRASNGAAVGQYAGSSSGNQQWTVLTDANNVRIKNRATGLYIDGMGRAGSGSELGQYGDTNGANQQWRITAAG from the coding sequence ATGTTGACCACTGTCGGGTCGTATGAGGCGCATGCGTCCACCAACCAGTTCAAAGGCGTGAACTGGGCCGATCAGCGGGACAATTTCGTGAACGGGGTGCTGTATCCCTCGGGGCTGGGCGCGTCGGACACCTATGCGTCCGCGGGGGTGGTGGCCGATCGGGTGGTGGGCCAGTTGTACTCGATCACGGGTGCCAACACGGTGCGTATGCCGATCAACGAGCCGACGGTGTCGAGCTATTGGTCGACGTATACCGGGGCGGTCGACTCGGCGCTCGGCCGGGGAAAGGTGATCTTGGCGTACTGGGCGTACGCGGGCGGCAAGCCGGCCAGTATCTCGGCGTTCGACCGGATGTGGGACACGGTCGTCGCGCGGTACGGGAGCAATCCGAACGCGTACTTCGAGGTCATCAACGAGCCGTACGGGTACGGCAACGGAGATCTTGACAACTTCTACAACGACTGGCTGGCCCGGTATTCGTCGGTGCCGCGGGGCAGGGTGGTCCTGGACGGTGCGGGCGACGCGCAGAACGTGTCGGCCGTGGGCAGCGACAGCCGGCTGAACAACACGCTGCTTGCGGTGCACGACTACTCGTTCTTCGCGGGCTACGAGGACGAGACGGACTGGGCGAACCACCTGGCGGGCTACATCGGCGCGTACGCGGACCGCACCATCGCCACCGAGTGGGGCGGCCCGATGGGTCCCGGCAGCAAGAACGGCGTCCAGTACGCGGCCATCGACTACAGCATCCCGAGCGGGTCGTTCTTCGCCGACTACGTCCGGGGTGTCAGCAGTGAGTTGCGCAGCCTCGGCATGGGCAGTGTGTTCTGGCCGGGCCTGCGCGACGGCGACTGGTACAGCCTGACCACCAAGACCGGGAGCGGCTCGGGCATCAACCTGTCGCTGGTCAACCCCTCCGGTCTGACCCGGCTCCAGTACGCGTGGGGCGTCGGCAGCGGCGGTGGCACCTACGTCAGGATCGCCAACGCCGCGACCGGCCTGTACATCGACAGCGCCGGCCGCACCTCCAACGGCTCGGCCGCTGATCAGTGGAGCGGCAGCACCAGCCGCTTCGAGGAGCAGTGGACCATCGAGAACGACGGCAGCTACGTGCGGATCAGGAACCGCGCCACCGGGCTCTACCTCGACGGGGCCGGCCGCGCCTCCAACGGTGCGGCGGTGGGCCAGTACGCCGGGAGCAGCAGCGGCAACCAGCAGTGGACGGTCCTGACCGACGCGAACAACGTGCGGATCAAGAACCGGGCCACGGGCCTGTACATCGACGGGATGGGCCGGGCGGGTTCCGGGTCCGAGCTGGGGCAGTACGGCGACACCAACGGCGCCAACCAGCAGTGGCGGATCACCGCCGCCGGCTGA
- a CDS encoding carbohydrate ABC transporter permease produces MTTVTTRTAPAATRRRRRRNALIGWSFVLPNLLGFAALTLVPVAGTFVVAFTDWDSYSTPKWVGLANFRRMRHDDNFWTALQNTCWYAAGHIPLTLAASLGLAVLLNQKLRGVGILRTAFFFPYVTSLVAVAVVWNMLLSPDIGPVNQLLRHLGWSHPPGWTTSTDWSLPALIATSVWRDMGYYMVLFLAGLQTIPAELYEAARMDGAGPWARFRHVTMPGLRPTTFFVTVMLTISSFKVFDLVQVMTEGGPGRSTLVLSQLIFREGITHGRFGYSSAVSLALFVIVLAVTLAQFQIQRRSER; encoded by the coding sequence GTGACGACCGTCACCACCCGTACGGCGCCGGCGGCCACCCGCCGCCGGCGCCGGCGCAACGCGCTGATCGGCTGGAGCTTCGTCCTGCCGAACCTCCTGGGCTTCGCCGCCCTGACCCTGGTCCCGGTGGCGGGTACGTTCGTGGTCGCCTTCACCGACTGGGACTCGTACTCCACCCCGAAGTGGGTCGGCCTGGCCAACTTCCGCCGGATGCGGCACGACGACAACTTCTGGACAGCGCTCCAGAACACCTGCTGGTACGCGGCCGGGCACATCCCGCTGACCCTCGCGGCATCGCTCGGCCTGGCGGTCCTGCTCAACCAGAAGCTGCGCGGGGTCGGGATCCTGCGCACCGCGTTCTTCTTCCCCTACGTCACCTCGCTGGTCGCGGTGGCGGTCGTCTGGAACATGCTGCTCAGCCCGGACATCGGCCCCGTCAACCAGCTGCTCCGGCACCTGGGCTGGTCCCATCCGCCGGGGTGGACCACCTCGACCGACTGGTCCCTGCCCGCGCTCATCGCGACCAGCGTGTGGCGCGACATGGGTTACTACATGGTGCTCTTCCTGGCCGGCCTCCAGACCATCCCGGCCGAGCTCTACGAAGCGGCCCGGATGGACGGCGCGGGGCCGTGGGCGCGTTTCCGGCATGTGACCATGCCGGGCCTGCGGCCCACCACCTTCTTCGTGACGGTCATGCTCACCATTTCCAGTTTCAAGGTCTTCGACCTGGTCCAGGTGATGACCGAGGGCGGTCCTGGACGGTCCACGCTGGTGCTGTCCCAGCTGATCTTCCGCGAGGGCATCACGCACGGCCGGTTCGGCTACTCCTCAGCGGTCTCGCTCGCGCTCTTCGTGATCGTGCTGGCCGTCACCCTCGCCCAGTTCCAGATCCAGCGCAGGAGCGAGCGATGA
- the tal gene encoding transaldolase, with product MSVPIASDPLAELSAAGVSVWLDDLSRELLAGGELKKLIAERHVVGVTTNPTIFASALSKGDRYTEQLRRLGSEGGSVDDAVFALTTDDVRDGCEAFRPVYERTGGTDGRVSIEVDPRLARDTAATIEQARKLWETVDQPNLLVKIPATREGLAAITAAVTEGISVNVTLIFSLERYRAVMDAYLAGLEQARDAGRDLTGIHSVASFFVSRVDTEVDARLDALGTPGATALKGKAAVANARLAHQAYQQVTAGPRWQALAAAGARPQRPLWASTGVKNPAYPDTMYVSELAIAGTVNTMPGSTLAAFADHGTLTSSAPSDADYAAAAAHFAALEQAGVDFADVTDALEREGLAKFADSWSELGASVDREMHSSTDERASAHSAAKDVSEGPELLAIYLNDHLSGATAGLELFRRAAQGQQGRDPDNALSDLAKQIEQDRDSLIQIMTDLGVPTDRSKVALGWLAEKAGRLKPNGHLFSRSPLSDVLELESMLLGVQGKAACWRTLRTLADNDQRLYADHLDTLLERAEQQSTVLEQLRLAAAGRVFPTEQTTA from the coding sequence ATGTCTGTTCCCATCGCATCTGATCCGCTTGCCGAACTGTCCGCTGCCGGGGTCTCGGTCTGGCTCGACGACCTGTCCCGTGAGCTGCTGGCCGGAGGTGAGCTGAAGAAGCTCATCGCGGAACGCCATGTTGTGGGCGTCACCACCAATCCGACGATCTTCGCCTCGGCCCTGTCCAAGGGGGACCGCTACACCGAGCAGTTGCGCCGCCTGGGGAGTGAGGGTGGGAGCGTCGACGACGCCGTCTTCGCTCTTACCACCGACGACGTGCGGGACGGCTGCGAGGCGTTCCGCCCGGTGTACGAGCGCACCGGCGGGACCGACGGGCGGGTCTCCATCGAGGTCGACCCGCGGCTGGCCCGGGACACCGCCGCCACGATCGAGCAGGCACGGAAACTGTGGGAGACCGTCGACCAGCCGAACCTGCTGGTCAAGATCCCGGCCACCCGTGAAGGACTGGCCGCGATCACCGCCGCCGTCACGGAGGGCATCAGCGTCAACGTCACCCTGATCTTCTCCCTGGAACGTTACCGCGCGGTGATGGACGCCTACCTGGCCGGCCTGGAGCAGGCACGCGATGCCGGCCGCGACCTGACGGGCATCCACTCCGTCGCCTCATTCTTCGTCTCCCGTGTCGACACCGAGGTCGACGCCCGGCTCGACGCCCTGGGCACCCCCGGAGCGACGGCGCTCAAGGGCAAGGCGGCGGTCGCCAACGCCCGGCTGGCCCACCAGGCGTACCAGCAGGTGACCGCCGGACCTCGCTGGCAGGCCCTCGCCGCCGCTGGAGCCCGCCCGCAACGGCCGTTGTGGGCATCGACCGGGGTGAAGAACCCGGCCTACCCGGACACGATGTACGTCAGCGAACTCGCCATCGCCGGCACCGTGAACACCATGCCCGGCAGCACCCTGGCCGCATTCGCCGACCACGGCACCCTCACCTCGTCGGCACCGTCGGACGCCGACTACGCCGCCGCGGCGGCACACTTCGCGGCCCTGGAGCAGGCAGGCGTCGACTTCGCCGACGTCACCGACGCGCTCGAACGCGAAGGGCTGGCGAAGTTCGCGGACAGCTGGAGCGAACTCGGCGCCTCCGTGGACCGCGAAATGCACAGCAGCACAGACGAGCGGGCGTCGGCCCACTCCGCGGCGAAGGACGTCTCGGAGGGGCCCGAGCTGCTGGCGATCTACCTCAACGACCATCTCTCGGGTGCGACCGCCGGCCTGGAACTGTTCCGCCGGGCAGCGCAGGGCCAGCAGGGCAGGGATCCCGACAATGCCCTTTCCGACCTGGCGAAGCAGATCGAGCAGGACCGCGACTCCCTGATCCAGATCATGACCGACCTGGGCGTGCCCACCGACCGCTCCAAGGTCGCGCTGGGCTGGCTGGCCGAGAAAGCCGGCCGCCTCAAGCCCAATGGCCACCTCTTCTCCCGCTCCCCGCTCAGCGACGTCCTGGAACTGGAATCCATGCTTCTGGGCGTCCAGGGCAAGGCAGCCTGCTGGCGCACCCTGCGGACCCTGGCCGACAACGATCAGCGCCTCTACGCCGACCATCTGGACACGCTGCTGGAACGCGCTGAGCAGCAGAGCACCGTACTGGAGCAGCTGCGCCTCGCCGCGGCCGGCCGTGTCTTTCCGACAGAGCAGACGACCGCGTGA
- a CDS encoding RNA polymerase sigma factor — translation MDDDVRPWDVAVPLVGAARRGDALAMDDLLKLVTPYVTRLCTPIAPADTADAVQESLLAVFRGLRGVRDPQAFYGWVRAVTVREAVRVARRTAGETPADPAEIGRLRDLLPGVGDELTAEVRDLLARLPVQHRTVLVLRELEGLDERTMAELLGVPEGTVKSRLNRARSSFRKAWTR, via the coding sequence ATGGACGACGACGTGCGGCCCTGGGACGTGGCGGTGCCGCTCGTAGGGGCCGCGCGGCGTGGCGACGCCCTCGCCATGGACGACTTGCTGAAGCTGGTGACGCCGTACGTCACCCGGCTGTGCACCCCGATTGCCCCGGCCGATACCGCGGACGCCGTCCAGGAATCCCTTCTCGCGGTGTTCCGGGGCCTGCGCGGAGTGCGGGATCCGCAGGCCTTCTACGGGTGGGTGCGTGCGGTCACCGTGCGGGAGGCTGTCCGAGTGGCACGGCGTACCGCGGGCGAGACACCCGCCGACCCCGCGGAGATCGGCCGGCTGCGGGACCTGCTACCTGGCGTCGGCGATGAACTGACGGCAGAGGTCAGGGATCTGCTTGCCCGACTGCCCGTCCAGCACCGCACCGTATTGGTGCTGCGGGAGCTGGAAGGCCTGGACGAGCGGACGATGGCCGAGCTGCTCGGCGTACCCGAGGGCACCGTGAAGTCGCGCCTGAACAGGGCGCGTTCGTCATTCCGGAAGGCGTGGACACGGTGA
- a CDS encoding substrate-binding domain-containing protein, whose protein sequence is MGDDRLFALQRRERVMEELRRHGAVRVRDLAKVLEVSELTIRRDISTLAGCGLLTRVHGGATLPTDLERAGTAAPGRRPRPAATAFTIGMVVPSLDFYWPPIVGGARAAAAALGVQIQLRGSSYDQAEDRRQISRLIAAQQVQGLLLAPNLEGDGVDEMIDWIGNLPVPTILVERQTPDWTPTPRQLEWVRSDHALGLEMAVRHLYEHGHRRMGLVLSKGSPTSAHLSVGWQRVCAELALPAEFVVRETVALSVPGHREIISRILARCRHHRTTALIVHSDPDAISIAQYLAEQGVTIPGDMAMVSYDDEVAQLAEPAMTAVRPSKGRVGRVAVDMMVSRLIEGKRRPAQRVLILPELVIRNSSVASSGQIWTTHAGNTAPYG, encoded by the coding sequence ATGGGCGACGACCGACTCTTCGCACTCCAGCGACGTGAGCGCGTGATGGAGGAACTGCGCCGCCATGGCGCGGTGCGGGTCCGTGACCTGGCCAAGGTCCTCGAAGTCAGCGAGCTGACCATCAGGCGCGACATCAGTACGCTCGCCGGCTGCGGTCTGCTCACCAGGGTGCACGGCGGCGCGACCCTGCCGACCGATCTGGAGCGTGCCGGCACGGCTGCTCCGGGTCGTCGGCCGCGGCCGGCGGCAACGGCCTTCACCATCGGAATGGTGGTGCCCTCACTGGACTTCTACTGGCCGCCGATCGTCGGGGGCGCCCGTGCCGCGGCCGCCGCGCTGGGTGTGCAGATCCAGCTGCGCGGGTCGAGCTACGACCAGGCCGAGGACCGGCGCCAGATATCCCGGCTGATCGCCGCCCAGCAGGTGCAGGGGCTGCTGCTCGCCCCCAACCTCGAAGGCGACGGCGTCGACGAGATGATCGACTGGATCGGCAATCTGCCGGTCCCCACCATCCTCGTCGAGCGCCAGACGCCCGACTGGACTCCCACACCCCGCCAGCTGGAGTGGGTCCGCAGCGATCACGCCCTCGGCCTGGAGATGGCGGTCCGCCATCTGTACGAGCACGGCCACCGGCGCATGGGCCTGGTGCTCTCCAAGGGCAGTCCCACCTCCGCCCACCTCTCGGTGGGCTGGCAGCGGGTCTGCGCGGAACTGGCACTGCCCGCCGAGTTCGTGGTGCGCGAGACCGTCGCACTCAGCGTGCCGGGCCACCGCGAGATCATCAGCAGGATCCTGGCGCGCTGCCGGCACCACCGCACCACCGCCCTGATCGTGCACAGCGACCCCGACGCGATCTCCATCGCGCAATACCTCGCGGAGCAGGGCGTCACCATCCCCGGCGACATGGCGATGGTCAGCTACGACGACGAGGTGGCCCAACTCGCGGAGCCCGCCATGACCGCGGTGCGCCCGTCGAAGGGCCGGGTCGGGCGGGTGGCGGTCGACATGATGGTCTCCCGGCTGATCGAGGGGAAGCGCCGCCCCGCACAACGCGTCCTCATCCTCCCGGAGTTGGTCATCCGGAACTCCTCCGTGGCCTCCTCCGGGCAGATCTGGACCACACACGCGGGCAACACCGCTCCCTACGGCTGA
- a CDS encoding hydroxyacid dehydrogenase, with the protein MQTKPDALVVMSRQSFDAHFDRSRLDRLAALVTLGDPLWTDDLDTPEARARLAEVEVLITSWGAPPLTSARLTSAPELRAVLHCAGSVRGLLGDAVWRRGIQVASAADANAIPVAEYTLAAIIFAGKKAPFLAADEQRAYGGWGSVTGYGDLSNFGRTVGVVGFSRIGRKVVDLLGLLGGTTCLVADPYADPDQVAAAGATLVPLEEALSRADVLTLHAPELAETRHLIGAAELSLLPDHATVINTARGSLIDSAALAAECAAGRLFAILDVTDPEPLPLDSPLRRLAQVMVTPHIAGSLGTEIGRLTDHTLDELARWTAHQPLTAEITAEHWALGLSA; encoded by the coding sequence ATGCAGACCAAGCCCGACGCGCTGGTCGTGATGAGCCGACAGAGCTTCGACGCCCACTTCGACCGGAGCCGGCTGGACCGGCTCGCCGCGCTGGTCACACTGGGCGACCCGCTGTGGACAGACGACCTCGACACCCCCGAGGCGAGAGCCCGGCTCGCCGAGGTCGAGGTGCTGATCACTTCATGGGGCGCGCCGCCGCTGACGTCCGCGCGGCTGACCTCAGCGCCGGAGCTCCGTGCGGTGCTGCACTGCGCGGGCAGCGTACGGGGCCTGCTCGGGGACGCGGTGTGGCGGCGCGGCATCCAGGTCGCGAGCGCGGCCGACGCCAACGCCATACCTGTCGCCGAATACACCCTGGCCGCCATCATCTTCGCGGGGAAGAAAGCCCCCTTCCTCGCCGCGGACGAGCAGCGCGCCTACGGGGGCTGGGGCAGTGTCACCGGCTACGGCGACCTGTCGAACTTCGGCCGCACGGTCGGTGTCGTCGGCTTCTCCCGGATCGGGCGCAAGGTCGTCGACCTCCTCGGCCTGCTCGGCGGCACCACCTGCCTCGTCGCCGACCCGTACGCCGACCCCGACCAGGTCGCGGCGGCCGGCGCGACGCTGGTGCCCCTGGAAGAAGCGCTTTCCCGGGCCGACGTCCTGACGCTGCACGCCCCGGAACTGGCCGAGACCCGGCATCTGATCGGGGCCGCGGAGCTGAGCCTGCTGCCCGATCACGCCACGGTGATCAACACCGCGCGCGGCAGCCTCATCGACAGCGCCGCACTCGCGGCGGAGTGCGCCGCCGGCCGGCTGTTCGCCATCCTCGACGTCACCGATCCCGAGCCGCTTCCGCTCGACTCCCCGCTGCGGCGGCTGGCCCAGGTCATGGTCACGCCGCACATCGCCGGCTCACTCGGCACCGAGATCGGCCGGCTCACCGACCACACCCTGGACGAACTCGCGCGGTGGACGGCGCACCAGCCGCTCACCGCCGAGATAACGGCCGAGCACTGGGCGCTGGGTCTGAGCGCCTGA
- a CDS encoding extracellular solute-binding protein encodes MRMTTTRLLPVALAATLFGAAACGSGGGSGTTSDGRTVVKIALWNYQTTPEFKALIDGFEAKYPKIDVQPVDILADDYPDKVTTMLAGGDRTDVLTMKNVTDYARYATRGQLLPLTGSVAGLPDKSAYAGLADYDLGGQYYALPYRQDFWVLFYNKKLVGDADVSHLTWSGFDSLAKQLTTGSGASKTYGTYLHTWRSVVQAVASAQTGGDLLGGDYGWMKDQYGIALDVQKAGATLPFATASSQKTTYDSQFTTGKAAMVPMGTWWAAALLAEKAEGKNPVDWGMAPLPQTTADGKTVTFGSPTAFAVNKKARNADAAKQFVEWASGPQGAAVLAKVGLVPSYHDSSVTSTFFGVRGMPTDAASRQAMQPSKVQLEMPVSDKSSDIDQILTEEHELVMTGEKSVDAGIKEMDHRVKTEVQ; translated from the coding sequence ATGAGAATGACCACCACGAGACTCCTGCCGGTCGCTCTGGCCGCAACGCTCTTCGGCGCCGCGGCATGCGGGAGCGGCGGCGGTTCCGGCACCACGTCCGACGGTCGTACGGTCGTCAAGATCGCGCTGTGGAATTACCAGACCACGCCGGAGTTCAAGGCGCTCATCGACGGCTTCGAGGCGAAGTACCCCAAGATCGACGTGCAGCCGGTCGACATCCTCGCTGACGACTACCCGGACAAGGTCACCACGATGCTCGCCGGTGGCGACAGGACCGACGTGCTGACGATGAAGAACGTCACGGACTACGCCCGCTACGCCACCCGCGGCCAACTGCTGCCGCTGACGGGCTCGGTCGCCGGACTCCCGGACAAGTCGGCCTACGCCGGGCTTGCCGACTACGACCTGGGGGGTCAGTACTACGCGCTCCCGTACCGGCAGGATTTCTGGGTGCTGTTCTACAACAAGAAGCTGGTCGGTGACGCGGATGTGTCCCATCTGACGTGGAGCGGTTTCGACTCCCTGGCCAAGCAGCTGACCACGGGATCGGGGGCATCGAAGACGTACGGCACGTATCTGCACACCTGGCGTTCGGTCGTGCAGGCGGTAGCGTCCGCGCAGACCGGCGGTGACCTGCTCGGCGGGGACTACGGGTGGATGAAGGACCAGTACGGCATCGCACTGGACGTCCAGAAGGCCGGCGCCACCCTGCCCTTCGCCACCGCGTCGAGCCAGAAGACCACCTACGACTCCCAGTTCACCACCGGCAAGGCCGCCATGGTCCCGATGGGCACCTGGTGGGCCGCAGCCCTGCTCGCTGAGAAAGCCGAGGGCAAGAACCCGGTCGACTGGGGCATGGCGCCGCTGCCGCAGACCACCGCCGACGGTAAAACCGTCACCTTCGGCTCCCCCACCGCCTTCGCGGTGAACAAGAAGGCCCGCAACGCGGACGCCGCGAAGCAGTTCGTCGAATGGGCCTCGGGTCCGCAGGGCGCGGCCGTCCTGGCGAAGGTCGGCCTGGTCCCGTCGTACCACGACAGCTCGGTCACGAGCACCTTCTTCGGGGTCCGGGGCATGCCCACCGACGCGGCGTCCCGCCAGGCCATGCAGCCGTCCAAGGTGCAGTTGGAGATGCCGGTCAGCGACAAGTCCTCCGACATCGACCAGATCCTCACCGAGGAGCACGAACTGGTGATGACCGGCGAGAAGTCCGTCGACGCGGGCATCAAGGAGATGGACCACCGCGTGAAGACCGAAGTCCAGTGA
- a CDS encoding DUF2264 domain-containing protein — protein MTSGLPAEDRDRSPFTGWTREHWAALADRTAEAVAPYRSPKGASIDLPGPASRNGRRSDGLEGFARTFLLAGFRVAGEAGADPAGLLERYAEGLAAGTDPHSPEAWPRPDELDQAKVEAASIALVLQTTRPWLWDRLDDGVRQRTLDWLGTVVGQRYPPINWVWFRIVVESFLREAGGPWSATDIEEDLDVHASLRRPGGWLSDGQERAYDHYTGWALHLYPLLWTHLFDVTGTLCAPRLRGRWQDDLGAYLDDAVCLIGSDGSPLLQGRSLTYRFAAAAPLWVGALTGTGNLGPGLIRRAASGMLRHFRGQGAFEPDGLLRLGWRGEWLPIRQAYSGPGSPYWAAKGMLGLMLPADHPVWTATEAPLPVEEADVARVVAAPGWLVSARRSDGVAVVVNHGTDHGRPGDCRADAPLYARLGYSTATVPPLTGPTTSDPLDNSVVVLDDTGRATHRSGFTTLFADRRTDGSLVGASRGLVRWVDTSGDATPDHGSGRTGPHIPGPLVTVASVLRAGTEIRLVRLDAPEGPSAAWRSVRLGGWPLPTEAGPAHTPGEEGAYAEASDGGLRSAVRGLRGFTRAGVFVEDGTTPLAARTAVPWLATPEPVPLGVVLAASVRLDRGAGDDQEPAVSVRDGGGGIHHVTVEWPDGVCTDVTLPAP, from the coding sequence ATGACGTCCGGTCTCCCGGCCGAGGACCGCGACCGGTCACCGTTCACCGGCTGGACCCGGGAGCACTGGGCGGCGCTGGCCGACCGCACAGCGGAAGCGGTGGCCCCCTACCGCTCCCCGAAGGGGGCGTCCATCGACCTGCCCGGCCCAGCGAGCCGCAACGGCCGCCGCTCGGACGGTCTTGAAGGCTTCGCCCGCACCTTTCTGCTGGCCGGATTCCGGGTGGCGGGCGAGGCCGGCGCCGACCCGGCCGGGCTACTGGAGCGCTACGCGGAGGGGCTCGCCGCCGGTACGGACCCGCACTCGCCCGAGGCGTGGCCGCGTCCCGACGAGTTGGACCAGGCCAAGGTCGAGGCCGCCTCCATCGCCCTCGTCCTGCAAACCACCCGCCCCTGGCTCTGGGACCGGCTCGACGACGGGGTACGGCAGCGGACGCTTGACTGGCTGGGCACGGTCGTCGGACAGCGGTACCCGCCGATCAACTGGGTGTGGTTCAGGATCGTGGTGGAGTCCTTCCTGCGGGAGGCGGGCGGCCCGTGGAGCGCCACCGACATCGAGGAGGACCTCGACGTCCACGCCTCGCTGCGGCGCCCCGGCGGCTGGCTCAGCGACGGACAGGAACGGGCCTACGACCACTACACCGGGTGGGCACTGCACCTGTACCCGCTGCTGTGGACGCACCTGTTCGACGTGACGGGGACGCTCTGCGCACCCCGGTTGCGCGGCAGATGGCAGGACGACCTCGGCGCGTATCTCGACGACGCGGTGTGCCTGATCGGGTCCGACGGATCCCCGCTGCTGCAAGGACGCAGCCTCACCTACCGCTTCGCCGCCGCCGCGCCCCTGTGGGTCGGGGCGCTGACCGGCACCGGAAACCTCGGCCCCGGTCTGATACGGCGCGCGGCCAGCGGTATGCTGCGGCATTTCCGCGGGCAGGGCGCGTTCGAGCCCGACGGACTGCTCCGCCTCGGCTGGCGCGGGGAGTGGCTGCCGATACGGCAGGCATACTCGGGGCCCGGCTCCCCCTACTGGGCCGCCAAGGGCATGCTCGGCCTGATGCTCCCCGCCGACCACCCGGTGTGGACGGCCACCGAGGCGCCGCTGCCGGTGGAAGAGGCCGACGTGGCACGGGTGGTCGCCGCTCCCGGCTGGCTGGTCTCCGCGCGGCGGTCGGACGGCGTCGCGGTGGTCGTCAACCACGGCACCGACCACGGCCGCCCCGGGGACTGCCGCGCCGACGCACCGCTGTACGCCCGCCTCGGCTACTCCACCGCCACCGTGCCGCCGCTGACCGGGCCGACGACATCGGATCCGCTCGACAACAGCGTCGTCGTACTTGACGACACCGGCCGGGCCACCCACCGGAGCGGCTTCACCACACTCTTCGCCGACCGCCGTACCGACGGCAGCCTCGTGGGGGCGTCGCGGGGCCTGGTGCGATGGGTCGACACCTCCGGGGACGCCACACCCGACCACGGCTCCGGCCGCACCGGCCCGCACATCCCGGGCCCGCTGGTCACCGTCGCCTCCGTACTGCGCGCGGGCACCGAGATCCGGCTCGTCCGGCTCGACGCCCCCGAGGGGCCGTCGGCGGCCTGGCGGTCTGTACGACTGGGCGGCTGGCCGCTTCCCACCGAGGCGGGCCCCGCGCACACACCGGGCGAGGAGGGTGCATACGCCGAGGCGAGCGACGGGGGACTGCGCAGCGCCGTACGCGGCTTGCGCGGCTTCACCCGCGCCGGCGTGTTCGTCGAGGACGGCACGACCCCACTCGCCGCCCGGACCGCCGTCCCCTGGCTGGCCACCCCGGAACCCGTACCGCTCGGGGTCGTACTGGCCGCATCCGTACGGCTCGACCGCGGCGCCGGCGATGACCAGGAACCGGCCGTGTCCGTGCGGGACGGGGGCGGCGGAATCCACCATGTGACGGTCGAGTGGCCGGACGGCGTGTGCACGGACGTGACCCTGCCCGCGCCGTGA
- a CDS encoding carbohydrate ABC transporter permease, whose translation MNTTAPGRERPRTTPAPAPPTAAAVSRRHTGHAAGRALLYLFLVLLTTAILLPFVWMAISSVKADRDVFTVPIEWVPKSYRWRNFTDIWKQIPLATYLGNSLLLSAVITFLQVLTGSFAAYGFAKVRFPGRDALFLGYIATIAVPWQAYMVPQYIIMDKLGLVNTRWSLILIQAFGAFGVFLMRQFYLTIPDEISEAARLDGLSEYGIWARIILPLSKPALASLALLTFVNTWNDYMGPFIYLTDNDLWTVQIGLRSFIGQYDAQYAMIMAGSVISVVPILVIFLLGQRYFVRGIATTGIKG comes from the coding sequence ATGAACACCACCGCGCCGGGCAGGGAACGCCCCCGGACGACGCCCGCACCCGCGCCGCCGACCGCCGCGGCCGTGTCGCGGCGCCACACCGGGCACGCCGCCGGCCGCGCGCTGCTGTACCTGTTCCTGGTCCTCCTCACAACGGCGATCCTGCTGCCCTTCGTGTGGATGGCGATCTCCTCGGTGAAGGCCGACAGGGACGTCTTCACCGTGCCGATCGAGTGGGTCCCCAAGAGCTACCGCTGGCGCAACTTCACGGACATCTGGAAGCAGATACCGCTCGCCACCTATCTGGGGAACTCCCTGCTGCTCAGTGCGGTGATCACCTTCCTCCAGGTGCTCACCGGCAGCTTCGCCGCATACGGCTTCGCCAAGGTGCGCTTCCCCGGCCGGGACGCCCTCTTCCTGGGCTACATCGCCACCATCGCCGTGCCCTGGCAGGCGTACATGGTTCCGCAGTACATCATCATGGACAAGCTCGGCCTGGTGAACACCCGCTGGTCGCTGATCCTCATCCAGGCGTTCGGTGCGTTCGGGGTCTTCCTGATGCGCCAGTTCTACCTGACCATCCCCGACGAGATCAGCGAGGCGGCCCGGCTGGACGGGCTGAGCGAGTACGGGATCTGGGCGCGGATCATCCTGCCGCTGTCCAAGCCCGCCCTCGCCAGTCTGGCCCTACTGACCTTCGTCAACACCTGGAACGACTACATGGGTCCGTTCATCTACCTCACGGACAACGACCTGTGGACCGTCCAGATCGGACTGCGCTCCTTCATCGGCCAGTACGACGCGCAGTACGCCATGATCATGGCGGGATCGGTGATCTCGGTGGTTCCGATCCTGGTCATCTTCCTGCTCGGCCAGCGCTATTTCGTACGCGGCATCGCCACCACCGGAATCAAGGGCTGA